A genomic region of Fundidesulfovibrio terrae contains the following coding sequences:
- a CDS encoding class I SAM-dependent methyltransferase, with protein MTDKAHETVVREQFGARAGAYVASTVHAGGEDLDHLEELVGERPQALVLDLGCGGGHVSYRLAPHVGRVVAFDLSEDMLRTVAAEARKRGLDNIATERGSAQRLPFADGSFDVVVSRYSAHHWGDLPACLRQARRVLKSGGLAVFMDTVSPGPAVADTYLQAVELLRDPSHVRDYSVDEWLRAAREAGFTPGAVIRRRLRLEFSSWVRRMATPELSVRAICSLQERMAGEVARHFEIEEDGSFTVDTLTLTATV; from the coding sequence ATGACCGACAAAGCCCATGAAACCGTTGTCCGCGAACAATTCGGCGCCCGCGCGGGAGCCTATGTGGCGAGCACCGTCCACGCCGGGGGCGAAGACCTGGACCACCTGGAGGAACTTGTGGGGGAGCGCCCGCAGGCCCTGGTGCTGGACCTGGGCTGCGGCGGCGGCCATGTGAGCTACCGCCTCGCGCCCCATGTGGGCCGGGTGGTGGCCTTCGACCTGTCGGAGGACATGCTGCGCACGGTGGCGGCCGAGGCCCGCAAGCGCGGCCTGGACAACATCGCAACCGAACGCGGCTCGGCGCAACGCCTGCCGTTCGCCGACGGCTCCTTCGACGTGGTGGTCAGCCGCTACAGCGCCCACCACTGGGGCGATCTTCCGGCCTGCCTCAGGCAGGCGCGACGGGTTCTCAAAAGCGGCGGGCTCGCCGTGTTCATGGATACGGTCTCGCCCGGCCCGGCCGTGGCGGACACGTATCTGCAGGCTGTGGAGCTCCTGCGCGATCCGTCCCACGTGCGCGATTACTCGGTCGACGAGTGGCTGCGGGCAGCCCGGGAGGCGGGGTTCACGCCCGGCGCGGTCATCCGGCGGCGCCTGCGCCTGGAATTCTCCTCCTGGGTCCGGCGCATGGCCACTCCGGAGCTTTCCGTGCGGGCGATCTGCTCGCTCCAGGAGCGGATGGCCGGGGAGGTGGCCCGGCATTTCGAGATCGAGGAGGACGGAAGCTTCACCGTGGACACGCTGACCTTGACCGCCACCGTCTAG
- a CDS encoding helix-turn-helix transcriptional regulator, which produces MQRHALGQFVRAHRERLSPAAAGLPVGQRRRTPGLRREEVAQLCGVSTTWYTWIEQGRDVSISPQALGRLAMAFGLSRAERAYLFEMAGKRDPEGGEIPGPAALPHALFGVVAAIAAPAYLLDATWTVRAWNPPASRLFAGWLDRDADRNLLRYIFLDPAARSLINGWQERARRVVAELRADYGTKSNDPDMRGLIEDLGSRSALFARLWEEQAVLGREGGERTFNHPGDGFLRYSQSTFILAARPDLKLVVLTKAGESAAADPSLGEPS; this is translated from the coding sequence ATGCAACGCCACGCCCTGGGACAGTTCGTCCGTGCCCATCGGGAACGCCTGTCCCCGGCGGCGGCGGGGCTCCCGGTCGGCCAGCGCCGCCGCACTCCGGGCCTCCGTCGCGAGGAGGTCGCCCAGCTGTGCGGCGTGAGCACCACGTGGTACACCTGGATCGAGCAGGGCCGCGACGTCTCCATTTCCCCGCAGGCGCTGGGGCGGCTGGCCATGGCGTTCGGGCTGTCGCGGGCCGAGCGGGCCTATCTGTTCGAGATGGCCGGGAAGCGCGATCCCGAGGGCGGCGAGATCCCTGGGCCGGCCGCCCTGCCGCACGCCCTCTTCGGGGTTGTCGCGGCCATCGCCGCCCCGGCCTACCTGCTGGACGCAACCTGGACCGTGCGCGCGTGGAATCCCCCGGCATCCCGGCTCTTCGCCGGGTGGCTGGACCGCGACGCCGACAGGAACCTCCTGCGGTACATCTTCCTGGACCCGGCCGCCCGATCGCTCATCAACGGTTGGCAGGAGCGGGCCCGCCGGGTGGTGGCGGAACTCCGGGCAGACTACGGGACGAAATCGAACGATCCGGACATGCGGGGCCTCATCGAGGACCTGGGCAGCCGCAGCGCCTTGTTCGCCCGGCTCTGGGAAGAACAGGCCGTACTCGGCCGCGAGGGCGGGGAACGGACCTTCAATCATCCCGGGGACGGCTTCCTGCGCTACTCGCAAAGTACCTTCATCCTGGCGGCCCGGCCGGACCTGAAACTGGTGGTTTTGACGAAGGCGGGGGAAAGCGCCGCAGCCGATCCATCATTGGGAGAACCTTCATGA
- the cysQ gene encoding 3'(2'),5'-bisphosphate nucleotidase CysQ — protein sequence MTTLDYDSICAVARLAGQAIMQVYSTDFDVECKEDNSPITRADKASNEIITQSLAALNPDIPVVSEESPKAAYAERLKWKRFWLVDPLDGTKEFVKRNGEFAVCIGLVVDRRPVFGALYVPVKDVLYAGGPGLGSVKYESGERQAIHARGPEPGEPVVVVGSRSHPDERLAAYLERFPEHRMVAAGSALKFGLLAEGAAHVYPRFNRTWEWDTAAGHAIILGAGGSFSAMDGGDFLYNKEELLNGGFEARGWRK from the coding sequence ATGACCACACTCGATTACGACTCCATCTGCGCAGTGGCCCGCCTGGCCGGGCAGGCCATCATGCAGGTCTATTCCACGGACTTCGACGTGGAGTGCAAGGAGGACAACTCCCCCATCACCAGGGCGGACAAAGCCTCCAACGAAATCATCACCCAGTCTCTCGCGGCCCTCAACCCGGACATCCCCGTGGTTTCGGAGGAGTCGCCCAAGGCCGCCTACGCCGAGCGTCTGAAGTGGAAGCGCTTCTGGCTGGTGGACCCGTTGGACGGCACCAAGGAGTTCGTGAAGCGAAACGGCGAGTTCGCCGTGTGCATCGGGCTGGTGGTGGACCGCAGGCCGGTGTTCGGCGCGCTCTACGTGCCCGTGAAGGACGTGCTGTACGCGGGCGGCCCCGGCCTTGGCAGCGTGAAATACGAAAGCGGCGAGCGGCAGGCTATCCATGCGCGCGGCCCGGAACCCGGCGAGCCGGTCGTGGTGGTGGGAAGCCGCTCCCACCCGGACGAGCGTCTGGCCGCCTACCTGGAGCGTTTCCCCGAACACCGCATGGTGGCGGCGGGGTCGGCCCTGAAGTTCGGGCTGCTGGCCGAGGGCGCGGCCCATGTCTACCCGCGTTTCAACCGCACCTGGGAGTGGGACACGGCAGCGGGGCACGCGATCATACTGGGCGCCGGGGGCAGCTTCAGCGCCATGGATGGCGGGGATTTTCTCTATAACAAGGAAGAGTTGCTGAACGGCGGGTTCGAGGCCCGGGGCTGGAGGAAGTGA
- a CDS encoding agmatine deiminase family protein: MSDAAAYRLPAEWELHAATWLAWPKNPADWPGKFHPIGWVFGEIVRKLAPYEKVRILVDDAAWEAKARRVLAKAGVDPSRVRFYHIPTDRGWCRDMLPAFTVREESPRARAVSFGFTGWAKYSNHLLDAEASEAVGHALKMPVTAAMHGSRKVVLEGGGIDCNGQGVLLTTEECFLDPLTQVRNPGMTARDYEAVFREYLGIEQVIWLGQGIAGDDTHGHVDDLCRFVSADTVVLCKENDPSDANYRPLQENRERLEGVRLPGGGKLQVISLPMPEPLYFEGVRVPASYANFYIANGTVLVPTFNDVNDRKALGILAECFPDRDVVGIHAVDLVWGFGTLHCLTHEQPATAKADAD, from the coding sequence ATGAGTGATGCTGCGGCCTATCGCCTGCCCGCTGAGTGGGAACTCCACGCCGCCACCTGGCTCGCCTGGCCCAAGAATCCCGCGGACTGGCCGGGCAAGTTCCATCCCATCGGCTGGGTGTTCGGCGAGATCGTGCGCAAGCTCGCGCCGTATGAAAAGGTGCGCATCCTCGTGGACGACGCGGCCTGGGAGGCCAAGGCCCGGCGCGTGCTCGCCAAGGCGGGCGTGGACCCGTCACGGGTGCGCTTCTACCACATCCCCACCGACCGGGGCTGGTGCCGCGACATGCTCCCGGCCTTCACCGTGCGGGAGGAGTCGCCCCGCGCCCGCGCCGTGAGCTTCGGCTTTACCGGCTGGGCCAAGTATTCCAACCACCTGCTGGACGCCGAAGCATCCGAGGCCGTGGGCCACGCCCTCAAGATGCCCGTGACCGCCGCCATGCACGGCTCACGCAAGGTGGTGCTGGAGGGCGGCGGCATCGACTGCAATGGCCAAGGCGTCCTGCTCACCACAGAAGAGTGCTTCCTGGACCCCCTGACCCAGGTGCGAAACCCCGGCATGACCGCCAGGGATTACGAGGCCGTGTTCCGGGAGTATCTTGGCATTGAACAGGTGATCTGGCTGGGCCAGGGCATCGCCGGGGACGACACCCACGGCCATGTGGACGACCTGTGCCGCTTCGTCTCGGCCGATACAGTGGTGCTCTGCAAGGAGAACGACCCCTCCGACGCCAACTACCGCCCCCTGCAGGAGAACCGCGAGAGGCTGGAGGGCGTGCGTTTGCCCGGCGGCGGCAAGCTTCAGGTAATAAGCCTGCCCATGCCGGAGCCGCTGTACTTCGAGGGGGTGCGGGTCCCGGCCAGCTACGCGAATTTTTACATCGCCAACGGCACGGTGCTGGTGCCCACGTTCAATGACGTGAACGACCGCAAGGCGCTGGGGATACTGGCCGAGTGCTTCCCGGACCGCGACGTGGTGGGGATACACGCGGTTGATCTGGTGTGGGGATTCGGCACGCTGCACTGCCTGACCCACGAGCAGCCAGCCACGGCCAAGGCCGACGCGGACTGA
- a CDS encoding carbon-nitrogen hydrolase, producing MPHHKPFTVALIQMAPADTPGRSIEKAAELCIQAEKQGAKLLCLPELFATPYFCQTEDHAHFSLAEPIPGPTTAELGKAAKGASATIIAPLFERRAAGLYHNSLAVIGPDGEVLGVYRKMHIPDDPLFYEKFYFAPGDLGFKRFDTAVGPVGTLICWDQWYPEAARLTALRGSNILFYPTAIGWHPSEKAQYGDEQRDAWMTIQRAHAIANGCYVAAVNRVGHEIPETGGDGLEFWGTSFICGPMGKIIAQASTNQEEIVLAEVDPKLVDTTRTHWPFLRDRRIDAYGPLEKRFIDE from the coding sequence ATGCCCCATCACAAGCCCTTCACCGTGGCGCTCATCCAGATGGCCCCGGCCGACACGCCCGGCCGCTCCATCGAAAAGGCGGCCGAACTCTGCATCCAGGCCGAAAAGCAGGGGGCCAAGCTCCTGTGCCTGCCCGAGCTCTTCGCCACGCCCTATTTCTGCCAGACCGAGGACCACGCCCACTTCTCCCTGGCCGAGCCCATCCCCGGCCCCACCACCGCCGAGCTGGGCAAGGCCGCCAAGGGAGCCTCCGCCACCATCATCGCGCCCTTGTTCGAGCGCCGCGCGGCCGGTCTCTACCACAACTCGCTGGCGGTCATCGGCCCGGACGGCGAGGTGCTCGGCGTCTACCGCAAGATGCACATCCCCGACGACCCGCTCTTCTACGAGAAGTTCTACTTCGCCCCCGGCGACCTGGGCTTCAAGCGCTTCGACACCGCCGTGGGGCCGGTCGGCACCCTCATCTGCTGGGACCAGTGGTATCCCGAGGCCGCGCGCCTCACCGCGCTTCGCGGCTCCAACATCCTGTTCTACCCCACGGCCATTGGCTGGCACCCCTCAGAAAAGGCCCAGTACGGCGACGAGCAGCGCGACGCCTGGATGACCATCCAGCGCGCCCACGCCATCGCCAACGGCTGCTACGTGGCCGCCGTGAACCGCGTGGGGCACGAGATCCCCGAGACCGGCGGCGACGGCCTGGAATTCTGGGGAACGAGCTTCATCTGCGGGCCCATGGGCAAAATCATCGCCCAGGCCTCCACCAACCAGGAGGAGATCGTCCTGGCCGAGGTGGACCCCAAGCTGGTGGACACCACCCGCACCCACTGGCCCTTCCTGCGCGACCGCAGGATCGACGCCTACGGGCCGCTGGAGAAGAGGTTCATCGATGAGTGA
- a CDS encoding LysE family translocator yields MHDALTYLATGAALGLTGALSPGPLLALVCVQTLTHGPREGARVGMAPLFTDLPVMSLCMLVLTALSGQAWLMGALSLAGSVVVFRFGLASFKTKPLEIMASPTPARSWRKGVATNLLNPNVWIFWGTVGAPTVLEAFGSSVAAGAGFLAGFYVCLIGAFAAVAWISARCSSFLSGTGYVRTMRVLGVVLILLAARLAWGGIVRLGLA; encoded by the coding sequence ATGCACGACGCCTTGACCTATCTCGCCACCGGCGCGGCCCTGGGGCTGACCGGCGCGCTCTCACCGGGGCCGCTCCTGGCCCTGGTCTGCGTGCAGACCCTCACCCACGGCCCCCGCGAGGGCGCGCGCGTGGGCATGGCCCCCCTGTTCACCGACCTGCCGGTCATGAGCCTGTGCATGCTGGTGCTTACGGCCCTGTCCGGACAGGCGTGGCTCATGGGCGCGCTGTCCCTGGCCGGAAGCGTGGTGGTCTTCCGTTTCGGGCTGGCCTCCTTCAAGACGAAGCCCCTCGAGATCATGGCCTCGCCCACGCCCGCACGCTCCTGGCGCAAGGGCGTGGCCACCAACCTGCTCAATCCCAACGTGTGGATATTCTGGGGCACGGTGGGCGCGCCCACTGTGCTTGAGGCGTTTGGCTCGTCCGTGGCGGCCGGGGCGGGATTCCTGGCCGGATTCTACGTCTGCCTCATCGGCGCGTTCGCCGCCGTGGCCTGGATCTCGGCGCGCTGCTCGAGCTTTCTCTCCGGCACGGGCTACGTGCGCACCATGCGGGTGCTCGGCGTGGTGCTCATCCTGCTGGCCGCCCGCCTCGCCTGGGGCGGCATTGTTCGCCTCGGCCTTGCCTAA
- a CDS encoding mechanosensitive ion channel family protein: MANTPILNLLRVQGASGAWFKDHVWSQAGLLETAAFAGSLFLAYGAVRWLRGKLRGRMLAGREKSPGEGDWTVSRLPALFFPAFTLLFMEIILGVSLELGWQPVLTRVFIKFCEAWLAIQLFAAVILPPGWARGVAVTVGSVFALEMFGILDHLIGYTDSLALSFKDQRISLLEVIQAGLMLAVMLPLINRLCQFIEGLFERSSGLNPRVKVLVTKITKVGLYGLAFVTVLNLVGINLQMLAVFSGAVGLGIGFGLQKVVSNLVSGVILLMDNSIKPGDVIEVGGVYGWVESMNARFASMVTRDGKAILIPNDDLISNQVVNWSFTGPTVRVKIPVSVAYSTDLTVAMELMLGACEGGERILDNPKPVVLLKDFGDNGVLLELRLWILHPQHGMASVASDVRKAIWGSFAEHGIELPFPQRDLRVKEPVTVRLEEPEKPGGPEKKDG, translated from the coding sequence ATGGCGAACACGCCCATACTGAACCTCTTGAGAGTGCAAGGCGCCTCGGGCGCATGGTTCAAGGACCACGTCTGGAGCCAGGCCGGACTGCTCGAGACCGCGGCTTTCGCCGGGTCGTTGTTTCTGGCCTACGGGGCCGTCCGATGGCTGCGGGGCAAGCTGCGCGGCAGGATGCTCGCGGGACGGGAAAAATCTCCCGGCGAGGGAGACTGGACCGTTAGCCGCCTCCCGGCGCTCTTCTTCCCCGCGTTCACGCTGCTCTTCATGGAGATCATCCTGGGGGTCTCCCTGGAGCTGGGCTGGCAGCCGGTGCTCACGCGGGTGTTCATCAAGTTCTGCGAAGCGTGGCTTGCGATCCAGCTGTTCGCGGCGGTGATCCTGCCTCCGGGTTGGGCCAGGGGCGTCGCCGTGACGGTGGGTTCGGTTTTCGCCCTGGAGATGTTCGGCATCCTCGACCATCTGATCGGCTACACGGATTCGCTGGCGCTCAGCTTCAAGGACCAGCGCATATCCCTGCTGGAGGTGATCCAGGCGGGGCTCATGCTGGCGGTGATGCTGCCGCTCATCAACAGGCTGTGCCAGTTCATCGAGGGATTATTCGAACGCTCCAGCGGCCTGAACCCGCGCGTGAAGGTGCTGGTCACCAAGATCACCAAGGTCGGGCTGTACGGGCTGGCCTTCGTGACGGTGCTCAACCTGGTGGGCATCAACCTGCAGATGCTGGCCGTGTTCAGCGGGGCGGTGGGCCTGGGAATCGGTTTCGGCCTGCAGAAGGTGGTGTCCAACCTGGTGAGCGGGGTGATCCTGCTCATGGACAACTCCATCAAGCCTGGCGACGTGATCGAGGTGGGGGGCGTGTACGGCTGGGTGGAGTCCATGAACGCCCGGTTCGCCTCCATGGTGACCCGCGACGGCAAGGCCATTCTCATACCCAACGACGACCTCATATCCAACCAGGTTGTGAACTGGTCCTTCACCGGCCCCACGGTGCGCGTGAAGATTCCCGTGTCCGTGGCCTATTCCACGGACCTCACGGTGGCCATGGAGCTCATGCTGGGGGCCTGCGAGGGGGGGGAGAGAATTCTGGACAACCCCAAGCCGGTGGTGCTGCTCAAGGATTTCGGGGACAACGGCGTCCTGCTGGAGCTGCGGCTCTGGATCCTGCATCCGCAGCACGGCATGGCCAGCGTGGCCAGCGACGTGCGAAAGGCCATCTGGGGGTCGTTCGCGGAGCACGGTATCGAGCTGCCCTTCCCGCAGCGCGACCTGCGGGTGAAGGAGCCGGTGACGGTGCGGTTGGAAGAGCCGGAAAAGCCTGGAGGGCCGGAAAAGAAGGACGGATAG
- a CDS encoding protein tyrosine phosphatase family protein, which yields MNAADTILNFTPWGERLASSGQPKPGEFAILAAEGFETLINLATTASTGHLPDEPGLCARAGLAFAWLPVDWKAPSLEDYRTFEAWLDANRGRKALVHCAMNWRASMFCALYRVIREGLAPAQAREDVLGVWEPDQVWTEFSRAVLAAHGLGPIEFQPPPGADRPA from the coding sequence ATGAACGCAGCCGATACGATCCTGAACTTCACGCCCTGGGGCGAGCGGCTGGCCTCCTCGGGCCAGCCCAAGCCCGGAGAGTTCGCGATCCTGGCCGCCGAGGGATTCGAGACGCTCATCAACCTGGCGACCACGGCTTCCACCGGCCACCTGCCCGACGAACCCGGGCTGTGCGCCCGGGCGGGGCTTGCCTTCGCCTGGCTGCCCGTGGACTGGAAAGCTCCCTCCCTGGAGGACTACCGCACCTTTGAGGCATGGCTGGACGCCAACCGTGGCCGCAAGGCCCTGGTGCACTGCGCCATGAACTGGCGGGCCTCCATGTTCTGCGCCCTGTACCGGGTGATCCGCGAAGGGCTCGCCCCGGCCCAGGCCCGGGAGGACGTCTTGGGCGTGTGGGAGCCAGACCAGGTCTGGACGGAATTTTCCCGGGCGGTCCTGGCCGCCCACGGGCTTGGCCCCATCGAGTTCCAGCCGCCGCCCGGCGCCGACCGGCCGGCCTGA
- a CDS encoding glucokinase — MSKDFEIILAADIGGTRARFALFETGGGVRLAHRVELETARHASFAGLLQAALEALAGHGTVPSAAVLAVAGPVERGRFCRPPNIAYAMDLDTLEPGLLPAHSVLINDFAAQAHGCRLFGQERSQEVLPGAMDPSLTQAVLGPGTGLGKAALVPDGRGGYVVCGSEGGHAAFPFNGPEEQRFQDFVLEITGEPYVRWEGVVSGQGLALLHRFLSGRKVSPAEAEASLEASSPVCGWFARLLGRACRDYVLEVMATGGLFISGGVAARNPVLLEHPEFTNEFRLSATHARLLGNVPVRLVRDQDVGLWGAATVGAALLGRCP, encoded by the coding sequence ATGAGCAAGGATTTCGAGATAATCCTGGCGGCGGATATCGGCGGCACCCGCGCCCGGTTCGCTCTCTTCGAGACAGGCGGAGGCGTCCGCCTCGCGCACCGGGTGGAGCTGGAGACGGCGCGCCACGCAAGCTTCGCCGGCTTGCTCCAGGCCGCCCTGGAGGCGCTGGCCGGGCACGGCACTGTCCCCTCGGCCGCCGTACTGGCCGTGGCCGGTCCCGTGGAGCGCGGGCGCTTCTGCCGCCCGCCCAACATCGCCTACGCCATGGATCTGGATACGCTTGAGCCGGGCCTGCTTCCGGCGCACAGCGTGCTGATAAACGATTTCGCGGCCCAGGCCCACGGCTGCCGCCTGTTCGGCCAGGAGCGGTCCCAGGAGGTGCTGCCCGGGGCCATGGACCCCTCGCTGACCCAGGCCGTGCTGGGGCCGGGCACGGGACTGGGCAAGGCGGCGCTGGTTCCGGACGGGCGGGGCGGCTACGTGGTCTGCGGCTCCGAGGGCGGGCACGCGGCCTTTCCCTTCAACGGACCCGAGGAACAGCGCTTCCAGGATTTCGTCCTGGAGATCACCGGCGAGCCATACGTGCGGTGGGAGGGCGTGGTGTCCGGCCAGGGGCTCGCGCTGCTGCACCGGTTCCTCTCCGGGCGCAAGGTCAGCCCGGCGGAAGCGGAGGCCTCGCTCGAAGCGTCCTCGCCCGTGTGCGGATGGTTCGCGCGCCTGCTTGGCCGGGCCTGCAGGGACTACGTGCTGGAAGTGATGGCTACAGGCGGGCTCTTCATCTCCGGCGGGGTTGCGGCGCGAAATCCCGTCCTTCTCGAGCACCCCGAGTTCACGAATGAATTTCGCCTGAGCGCCACCCATGCGCGCCTGCTCGGGAACGTACCGGTGCGGCTGGTGCGCGACCAGGACGTGGGACTGTGGGGCGCGGCCACCGTGGGAGCGGCGCTTCTCGGCCGGTGTCCGTGA